Genomic window (Desulfovibrio sp. TomC):
CGGAAAATCCGCCGCCGCCCCCGGACGTGCCACCGCCGCCGATGAAAAAACCGCCGCCGCCGCCGCGTCCGCCCCGAAAGAGAAACGGCCCGACAAGGCCAAGCACGACGCCGCCCACGAGCAGGAGGGCCAGCATGGCCAGGGGCAGGGCAAAAAAAGCCCCGAGGACCGGCAGGGCCACGCCGAAGATGCCGGCCCGGGCCAGGGCCGGCATCCCGGAAAGCAGGGCGGTCAGAATCATGGCCAGGATAAACAGCCCGAAAAAGGCGTTGTCGTCATGGCCGGAGGATTTTTCGGTTTCCGGGGGAGCCGTGTATTCGCCGCGGGAACCTTCGATGATGCCCTTGACGCCGGCTTCGATGCCGGCGTCGAAATTGCCGGCCTTAAACGCCGGCACGATGGCGTTGTCGATGATGCGTCCGGTCAGGGCGTCGGTGAGGCGGCCCTCCAGGCCGTAGCCCACCTCGATGCGCACTTTGCGGTCGTTTTTACTGACCAAAAGGAGCACCCCGTTGTCCTTGCCCTTCTGGCCGATGCCCCAGGCCTGGGCGACCTTGACGCTGTAGTCCTCAAGCGGCTCGCCCTCCAGGGACGGGATGGTCAGCACCACCACCTGGGTGGAGTCGGTGCGCTCGAAGGCGGCGAGTTGGCTGTCCAGGCGGGCAGCCGCATCCGGCGAGAGGAGACGGGCCGTGTCGTTGACCCGTCCCTGCAGGCGGGGCACGCCAAGGGCCAGGGCCGTGGCGGCGAGCAGAGCCAGGACGGCGAACAGGGCGCCAAGGCCGGCCAGCCCGGGCCATCTCCCTAGCCGCTTCGCTCCGATCGGACCCTGGCCAGAGGGGAGGATTTGCGCCGCGGCGGCGGCTTTGATCGAGGGTCGTCGCATCATCGCTCCTTGGGCCGGGCTGCGGCCGGGCCGCCTCCCAGCGTTCGCGCATCAGGCTAGAACTTGACCTTGGGGGCCGTCTGGGCCGCATCATCGGCCTTGTAGTATTCCTTGGGCTTTAAATGGAGCATGAGCGAATTGGTGATGAAATTGGGAAAGGTGCGGATGGAGCTGTTATAGATTTCAACGGTCTGGTTGTAGCGTTGCCGGGCCACGTTGATCCGGTTTTCCGTGCCTTCGAGCTGGTGCTGGAGATCGCGGAAGTTCTGGTCGGCCTTGAGTTGCGGATAGTTCTCGGCCACGGCTAAAAGGCGCGACAGGGCGGACTGCATCTGGCCTTGCGCCTGCTGGAAGGCGGCCATGGCTTGCGGATCGGCCAGGGTTTCCGGGGTGAGCTTGATCTGTCCGGCCTTGGAACGGGCGTCGGTGACGGCGGTGAAGGTGTCTT
Coding sequences:
- a CDS encoding TPM domain-containing protein, giving the protein MRRPSIKAAAAAQILPSGQGPIGAKRLGRWPGLAGLGALFAVLALLAATALALGVPRLQGRVNDTARLLSPDAAARLDSQLAAFERTDSTQVVVLTIPSLEGEPLEDYSVKVAQAWGIGQKGKDNGVLLLVSKNDRKVRIEVGYGLEGRLTDALTGRIIDNAIVPAFKAGNFDAGIEAGVKGIIEGSRGEYTAPPETEKSSGHDDNAFFGLFILAMILTALLSGMPALARAGIFGVALPVLGAFFALPLAMLALLLVGGVVLGLVGPFLFRGGRGGGGGFFIGGGGTSGGGGGFSGGGGSFGGGGSSGSW
- a CDS encoding LemA family protein, with product MTRIFGALAILLTLFGLTGCGYNQMQTNEEAVKAAWGNVDAALQRRLDLIPNLVETVKGYASHEKDTFTAVTDARSKAGQIKLTPETLADPQAMAAFQQAQGQMQSALSRLLAVAENYPQLKADQNFRDLQHQLEGTENRINVARQRYNQTVEIYNSSIRTFPNFITNSLMLHLKPKEYYKADDAAQTAPKVKF